A single genomic interval of Terriglobus albidus harbors:
- the pstB gene encoding phosphate ABC transporter ATP-binding protein PstB: protein MGVGIEVEDLNAWYGQTHTLKGINLQIPANSATALIGPSGCGKSTFVRCLNRMHETNPVARAEGTVRVGGVDVYKDASPVEIRRRIGMVFQRPNPFPTMSIYDNVASGLKLNGFRNKRVLDEVVERSLRQAALWDEVKDQLKAKSGASLSGGQQQRLCIARAIAVDPEVLLMDEPASALDPVSTAKIEDLIFQLKDEYTIVIVTHNMQQAARVAEKTGFFLSGHLVEFDSTHKIFTNPSDKRTEDYITGRFG from the coding sequence GTGGGCGTCGGTATTGAAGTCGAAGACCTGAATGCGTGGTATGGCCAGACCCACACGCTGAAGGGCATCAATCTACAGATTCCCGCCAACTCGGCGACGGCGCTGATCGGCCCGTCCGGCTGCGGTAAGTCCACCTTTGTGCGCTGCCTGAATCGTATGCACGAAACCAATCCCGTCGCTCGTGCAGAGGGAACGGTTCGCGTCGGCGGCGTTGATGTCTACAAGGACGCTTCTCCGGTTGAGATTCGCCGCCGCATCGGCATGGTCTTCCAGCGGCCGAATCCGTTCCCAACGATGTCGATCTACGACAACGTTGCCAGCGGCCTGAAGCTGAACGGTTTCCGCAACAAGCGGGTGCTCGATGAGGTCGTGGAGCGTTCGCTGCGGCAAGCGGCGCTGTGGGACGAAGTAAAGGATCAACTGAAGGCCAAGAGCGGCGCCTCGCTCTCCGGCGGCCAGCAGCAGCGTCTCTGCATTGCCCGAGCGATTGCCGTTGATCCTGAAGTGTTGCTGATGGATGAACCCGCGTCGGCGCTCGATCCGGTCTCGACCGCGAAGATTGAAGACTTGATCTTTCAACTCAAAGACGAGTACACCATCGTCATCGTGACCCACAATATGCAACAGGCGGCGCGTGTAGCGGAGAAGACGGGGTTCTTTTTGAGCGGCCATCTTGTCGAGTTCGATTCGACTCACAAAATCTTCACAAACCCAAGCGACAAACGGACCGAAGATTACATCACGGGCAGGTTCGGCTAA
- the pstS gene encoding phosphate ABC transporter substrate-binding protein PstS, whose product MRSVVPILLSFALLTGCKSPKQTGAPAADPRILTINGAGASFPNPIYSKWFAEYGRLHPGVRINYQPIGSGGGIRQVSQGIVDFGASDDPMTDTQLQQSSHPLLHIPTVLGAVVPVYNLPGISAEVRFSPEVLAGIYLGTITFWDDQKIIADNPGIKFPHEEILPVYRSDGSGTTFIFTDYLTKVSSAWAQQVGNSTSVKWPVGIGQKGNEGVAGMVRQAPYAFGYVELVYALQNHMTFGLVRNGAGQWIKATPAAVTAAAEAQADTIPADFRVSLANAGGTASYPICSFTWLLVPQQSADATKGRQLHDFLLWMISEGEQEAAAMGYAPLPRPVAERLKNTVASIR is encoded by the coding sequence GTGCGCTCCGTTGTGCCCATCCTGCTCTCGTTTGCCCTGCTGACCGGCTGCAAATCACCAAAGCAGACGGGCGCTCCTGCCGCAGACCCACGCATACTGACGATCAACGGCGCCGGGGCCAGCTTTCCCAATCCCATCTACTCCAAGTGGTTTGCCGAGTATGGCCGGTTGCATCCTGGTGTGCGCATTAACTATCAGCCCATCGGCTCCGGAGGCGGCATTCGGCAGGTCTCGCAGGGCATCGTCGATTTCGGCGCCTCTGATGATCCCATGACCGATACCCAGTTGCAGCAATCGTCCCATCCACTGCTGCATATCCCCACCGTGCTCGGAGCAGTGGTTCCGGTCTACAACCTGCCTGGCATCTCTGCGGAGGTGCGGTTTTCTCCGGAGGTACTGGCTGGGATCTACCTCGGAACGATTACTTTCTGGGACGACCAGAAGATCATTGCCGATAATCCCGGCATAAAGTTTCCGCATGAAGAGATTCTGCCGGTGTATCGCTCCGATGGCTCCGGCACAACTTTCATCTTCACCGACTATCTCACCAAGGTGAGTTCAGCCTGGGCGCAGCAGGTGGGTAACTCCACTTCAGTGAAGTGGCCGGTCGGTATTGGACAGAAGGGCAATGAGGGCGTTGCGGGCATGGTGCGCCAGGCTCCCTACGCTTTCGGCTATGTGGAGCTGGTTTATGCCTTGCAGAACCATATGACCTTTGGTCTGGTGCGGAACGGTGCAGGCCAGTGGATCAAGGCCACTCCTGCGGCTGTCACGGCTGCTGCCGAAGCTCAGGCCGATACGATCCCTGCGGATTTCCGGGTCTCCCTGGCGAATGCCGGCGGAACGGCCAGCTACCCGATCTGCTCGTTTACCTGGCTACTCGTTCCGCAGCAGTCGGCTGACGCCACCAAAGGCAGACAACTCCACGACTTCCTGCTCTGGATGATCTCTGAGGGAGAGCAGGAGGCTGCTGCCATGGGTTACGCTCCTTTGCCTCGTCCTGTAGCAGAGCGTTTAAAAAATACCGTCGCCAGTATCCGATAA
- a CDS encoding zinc metalloprotease HtpX, with protein sequence MNTLKTAVLLTSLTLLMMFVGGYFGGQNGMVLAFLLAAVMNFVSYFFSDKIALAMYRAQPATREQLPRVYSIVEQLAYKQGLPVPKIYLLPTESPNAFATGRNPKHASVAVTAGILDLLDDEELEGVLAHELGHVRNRDILTSSIAATIAGAITLLAHMGRFAMMFGGYGGRDGRERGGGGIGALLMLILAPIAATLIQLAVSRSREYAADASGAELTGNPHALARALQKIDASSRRLPMDATPSTAHLFISAPRLRASDLAGLFSTHPPMEKRVERLIGRERI encoded by the coding sequence ATGAATACCCTGAAAACTGCCGTGCTGCTCACATCCCTGACCCTGCTGATGATGTTCGTGGGAGGGTACTTCGGTGGACAGAATGGCATGGTGTTGGCATTTCTGCTGGCCGCCGTTATGAACTTCGTCAGCTATTTCTTCTCGGACAAGATCGCCCTGGCGATGTACCGCGCGCAGCCGGCGACCCGGGAACAGCTTCCCCGTGTGTACTCCATCGTGGAGCAGCTTGCTTACAAGCAAGGCTTGCCCGTACCAAAGATTTACCTGCTGCCTACCGAGTCCCCCAATGCCTTCGCTACCGGGCGCAATCCCAAGCACGCCTCCGTCGCTGTAACCGCAGGCATTCTGGATCTACTGGACGACGAGGAGCTGGAAGGCGTACTCGCGCACGAGCTTGGACATGTGCGCAACCGCGACATCCTGACCAGCTCGATTGCCGCCACCATCGCGGGAGCTATTACCTTGCTGGCGCATATGGGCCGCTTCGCCATGATGTTTGGCGGTTATGGAGGCCGGGACGGTCGTGAACGCGGTGGCGGCGGCATCGGCGCACTTCTAATGCTGATTCTTGCGCCAATTGCCGCCACTTTGATTCAGCTCGCGGTATCGCGCTCGCGGGAGTATGCCGCCGATGCCTCCGGAGCAGAGCTGACCGGGAACCCACACGCCCTGGCACGCGCGCTGCAGAAGATTGACGCATCCTCGCGCCGCCTTCCGATGGACGCGACGCCGTCAACGGCACACCTGTTCATCTCTGCGCCGCGCCTGCGGGCCAGCGATCTGGCAGGGCTCTTCAGCACACATCCACCGATGGAAAAGCGCGTTGAGCGTCTCATAGGCCGCGAGCGCATTTAG
- a CDS encoding DUF4149 domain-containing protein, whose translation MVAFLRALRLLSLVAWMGGIVFFGAIAAPAIFSPQVLEMTQGNTRIPGIIVGLCLTRLHWVGLGCGVVLALTTVLLYQRSHRYRLQMLAIVSLTALMLCLTMYIGFHIMPLMEHDRQLVGGDFTNLPLTNPERADFDRLHQVSTRLEQIVLFCALGVTLAMASEDLPQDRAV comes from the coding sequence ATGGTCGCCTTTCTTCGTGCCCTCCGGCTGCTCTCGCTCGTCGCCTGGATGGGCGGCATCGTCTTCTTCGGCGCCATCGCCGCACCTGCGATCTTCTCTCCGCAGGTGCTGGAGATGACACAAGGCAACACACGAATCCCCGGCATCATCGTCGGCCTGTGCCTTACGCGGCTGCACTGGGTAGGTCTTGGCTGCGGCGTTGTTCTTGCGTTGACCACGGTCCTGCTCTACCAGCGCAGCCACCGCTACCGGCTGCAGATGCTGGCCATTGTCAGCCTCACCGCACTCATGCTGTGCCTGACGATGTATATCGGCTTCCACATCATGCCGCTGATGGAGCATGATCGCCAGCTTGTAGGCGGCGATTTCACGAACCTGCCTCTTACCAACCCGGAGCGGGCGGACTTTGATCGTCTGCACCAGGTCTCCACCCGTTTGGAGCAGATCGTTCTTTTTTGCGCCCTTGGCGTCACTCTGGCCATGGCGAGCGAGGATCTGCCACAGGATCGTGCTGTCTAG
- the pstA gene encoding phosphate ABC transporter permease PstA, which produces MPHRPSRANVGRRQAANHLFTILAILSTVLVIAPLFAILVYLLFQGVRSLNVAFFTHLPRPVGEPGGGMANSIVGSGIILALASLLGIPVGIGAGIYLHEYGGGKTLANAIRFTADVLNGVPSIVMGIAAYSLIVVPQRHFSAFAAGVALAIMMVPTVTRTTEEMLATVPNAVREAALGLGIPKWRTVMTVSLKTASPGIITGCMLAFARIAGETAPLLFTAFGNQFWPTSLNEPIAALPLQIFVYAVSPYDEWHRLAWAGALVLIVMIMVSVTLVRVVTGRGMLKGGH; this is translated from the coding sequence GTGCCTCATCGTCCATCGCGTGCCAATGTAGGCCGCCGCCAGGCGGCGAATCACTTGTTTACCATCCTGGCGATATTGAGCACCGTGCTGGTGATCGCTCCATTATTCGCGATCCTGGTGTACTTGCTGTTTCAAGGTGTCCGCTCGCTCAACGTGGCTTTCTTTACGCATCTGCCGCGGCCCGTGGGAGAGCCCGGGGGCGGTATGGCCAACTCGATTGTCGGTTCGGGCATTATTCTTGCCTTGGCCAGCCTGCTTGGAATCCCGGTCGGTATCGGCGCAGGAATCTACCTGCATGAGTACGGCGGCGGCAAGACTCTAGCGAATGCGATCCGCTTTACCGCTGATGTACTGAACGGTGTGCCATCCATCGTGATGGGCATTGCGGCGTATTCGCTGATCGTTGTTCCACAGAGGCACTTCTCGGCGTTTGCCGCAGGTGTGGCGCTGGCCATCATGATGGTCCCGACGGTGACACGCACCACGGAAGAGATGCTGGCAACGGTGCCCAATGCAGTACGTGAGGCGGCGTTGGGGCTCGGCATTCCCAAGTGGCGCACGGTGATGACGGTCAGTTTGAAGACTGCCTCTCCCGGCATTATCACCGGTTGCATGCTCGCGTTTGCGCGTATCGCTGGGGAGACGGCGCCGCTGCTCTTTACTGCCTTCGGCAACCAGTTCTGGCCTACCAGCCTGAATGAGCCGATTGCAGCGCTGCCACTCCAGATCTTTGTCTATGCCGTCTCACCGTACGATGAGTGGCATCGTCTGGCCTGGGCCGGCGCTCTGGTGCTGATTGTGATGATTATGGTCTCCGTCACGCTGGTCCGGGTGGTGACCGGGCGTGGCATGCTCAAGGGAGGGCACTGA
- a CDS encoding lytic transglycosylase domain-containing protein has product MFVRVLSLCLLSATAFAAEHITLRTGFTLDCVRREAAAEPGRVRLYTSEQSYLEVPQEAITQAEFFELPAPSIRPEPKEAVAREETSLTPAELHQLLASAEAAHRVDADLLAAVVRAESNNRPAAVSRAGAQGLMQLMPGTARELGVHNSFHPGENVNGGSAYLDTLLTRYHDNMAMALAAYNAGPGAVDRYHGIPPYRETRAYVARVIREFNRRKLEAQTRNVTAQAQAQ; this is encoded by the coding sequence GTGTTTGTCCGTGTCCTAAGTCTCTGTCTGCTCAGCGCCACCGCCTTCGCCGCCGAGCACATCACGCTGCGCACCGGCTTTACGCTGGACTGCGTCCGCCGTGAAGCAGCGGCAGAGCCTGGCCGGGTCCGGCTTTACACCAGTGAACAGAGCTACCTGGAAGTTCCACAGGAAGCCATCACTCAGGCTGAATTCTTCGAGCTCCCGGCGCCGTCTATTCGACCGGAGCCGAAAGAAGCCGTGGCAAGAGAAGAGACATCACTGACACCCGCTGAGCTGCACCAGTTGCTGGCCTCAGCCGAGGCGGCACATCGCGTCGACGCCGACCTGCTGGCCGCGGTCGTTCGTGCCGAAAGCAACAACCGGCCCGCCGCCGTATCCCGCGCCGGAGCGCAGGGACTGATGCAGCTCATGCCCGGCACTGCCCGCGAGCTCGGCGTTCACAACAGCTTCCACCCTGGCGAAAACGTCAATGGAGGCTCGGCCTACCTGGACACACTGCTGACCCGTTATCACGACAATATGGCCATGGCTCTGGCGGCCTATAATGCAGGTCCTGGAGCGGTGGATCGCTATCATGGCATCCCTCCCTACCGGGAGACCCGTGCCTACGTAGCCCGCGTCATCCGTGAATTTAACCGGCGTAAACTCGAGGCGCAGACCCGTAACGTAACGGCACAGGCCCAGGCTCAATGA
- the pstC gene encoding phosphate ABC transporter permease subunit PstC, translating to MTIQHSEMEGARAASEVRRFLMQRGSGGVADRTFAALMLGCALSIFAIVALILGILILRSRLSLHEFGLSFFLRSDWDPVRGSFGAVPFIWGTLASAFLALLIAVPLALGVAIFINEMCPRALRTPISFLTELLAAIPSVVYGLWAIFVLVPIMRSSVGPFLKKFFGWTGLFHGPNFGIGLLTASMILAIMVLPVISSIARDVMKAVPNTQREGVLALGATRWEMVRIGVLRNARIGIVGAVILGLGRALGETMAVTMVIGNHAAIPKSLFAPAYTLASVIANEFTEATGDLYLSALIEIGLALFLVTIVVNAIARLLVFMVTRGNTARAV from the coding sequence GTGACGATACAGCACTCAGAGATGGAGGGGGCACGGGCTGCCTCAGAGGTACGCCGCTTTTTGATGCAGCGCGGCAGTGGCGGTGTGGCTGACCGCACTTTTGCAGCCCTGATGCTGGGGTGTGCCCTGAGCATCTTTGCTATCGTTGCTCTCATCCTGGGAATTCTGATCCTACGCTCCAGGCTCAGCCTGCATGAGTTCGGCTTGAGCTTCTTTCTGCGTTCAGACTGGGATCCGGTCCGCGGCAGCTTCGGTGCGGTTCCATTCATCTGGGGAACGCTTGCCTCCGCCTTCCTGGCTCTTTTGATTGCGGTGCCACTGGCGCTTGGCGTAGCGATCTTTATCAATGAAATGTGCCCCCGTGCTCTGCGCACACCGATTTCGTTTCTTACCGAGCTCCTGGCTGCGATTCCTTCAGTGGTCTATGGCTTGTGGGCTATCTTCGTCCTGGTGCCGATCATGCGGAGCAGTGTCGGGCCCTTTCTGAAGAAGTTTTTCGGCTGGACAGGCCTCTTCCATGGCCCGAACTTCGGCATCGGTCTGCTGACGGCCAGCATGATTCTGGCAATCATGGTGTTGCCGGTCATCTCCTCCATCGCGCGCGATGTCATGAAGGCCGTGCCCAATACACAGCGCGAAGGTGTGCTGGCGCTGGGAGCCACCCGCTGGGAGATGGTACGTATCGGTGTGTTGCGCAATGCGCGCATCGGTATCGTCGGAGCCGTGATCCTTGGACTTGGCCGCGCTCTTGGCGAGACGATGGCCGTCACCATGGTGATCGGCAACCATGCGGCGATTCCAAAGAGTCTCTTCGCTCCGGCCTATACGCTGGCTTCTGTCATCGCGAATGAATTTACTGAAGCCACCGGCGACCTCTATCTGAGTGCTTTGATTGAGATCGGCCTGGCGCTCTTTCTTGTCACCATTGTCGTGAATGCTATCGCTCGCTTGCTGGTCTTCATGGTGACGCGCGGCAATACAGCGAGGGCGGTGTAA
- a CDS encoding lysylphosphatidylglycerol synthase transmembrane domain-containing protein — MKDKKTPVSLAVLAVLAILIYLFRSKIHFDFGLFVRQLHLIDYRHVAAGIGLIWGTYLFRSWRWTILLGKLRKVSPLSLTGSHFIGFTAVAIFGRLADLSRPYIIAKRTRTSIAPQIAIYTLERMFDLGSAALVFSTALLFLPKNMPHHETFVRVGAFSLAATIAIAIFAIAIRIAGSALGAMAKAILGKLSEGLGETVAEKILGFRDGLGAIPSIGSLVVTIILSIVMWAMIAGAYLETAHAFVHTPELGTLTFASVMLLMAASLGGSLLQLPVIGWFTQIAATAASMQAFYGAPIEASTACGALLLIVTSLSIIPVGLVFSRIESVSIGKVAEASEHAAETSA, encoded by the coding sequence ATGAAGGACAAGAAAACTCCGGTCTCTCTGGCAGTACTCGCAGTTCTTGCCATCCTGATCTATCTCTTCCGGTCGAAGATCCACTTCGATTTCGGGCTGTTTGTGCGCCAGCTTCACCTGATCGACTACAGGCACGTCGCTGCCGGCATTGGCCTGATCTGGGGTACCTATCTTTTCCGTTCCTGGCGATGGACCATCCTGCTGGGGAAACTCCGCAAGGTTTCGCCGCTCTCGCTGACGGGGTCGCACTTCATCGGCTTTACCGCAGTCGCCATCTTCGGACGTCTGGCGGACCTGTCACGCCCATACATTATCGCCAAACGCACCAGGACCTCGATCGCACCCCAGATCGCGATTTACACGCTGGAGCGCATGTTCGATCTGGGCTCGGCAGCGCTGGTCTTTTCTACGGCACTGCTCTTTCTGCCAAAGAACATGCCACACCACGAGACCTTTGTCCGGGTTGGCGCTTTCTCGCTTGCGGCAACCATCGCAATCGCCATCTTTGCAATTGCCATTCGGATCGCCGGTTCTGCACTGGGAGCCATGGCCAAAGCAATTCTGGGCAAGCTCTCCGAGGGGCTCGGCGAAACCGTTGCCGAAAAGATCCTTGGCTTTCGCGACGGATTGGGCGCGATTCCCAGCATTGGTTCGCTCGTCGTCACCATCATTCTTTCCATCGTCATGTGGGCGATGATCGCCGGAGCGTACCTGGAGACGGCCCATGCCTTCGTACATACTCCGGAGCTTGGAACACTCACCTTTGCCAGCGTGATGCTGCTGATGGCCGCATCGCTCGGCGGCTCGCTTCTGCAGCTTCCCGTCATCGGCTGGTTCACCCAGATAGCTGCCACAGCCGCCTCCATGCAGGCCTTTTATGGCGCCCCGATCGAGGCTTCTACGGCCTGTGGAGCGCTGCTTCTGATTGTGACCTCGCTCAGCATCATTCCCGTCGGCCTGGTGTTCTCGCGCATCGAAAGCGTCTCGATCGGTAAAGTTGCTGAGGCCAGCGAGCACGCAGCCGAGACATCTGCTTGA
- the nrdR gene encoding transcriptional regulator NrdR, whose translation MKCPYCGFTQDKVVDSRESKEADSIRRRRECERCNKRFTTYERIDEIPYMVVKKDGRREKFDRQKVLSGILRACEKRPVSAAKLERVVDETEAYVVDSPERERSTSEVGELIMSRLKELDTVAYIRFASVYRDFKDVREFKEELEELLHREKRSI comes from the coding sequence ATGAAGTGTCCCTACTGCGGATTTACGCAAGACAAGGTCGTTGACTCCCGCGAAAGCAAAGAAGCCGACTCCATACGTCGACGGCGCGAATGTGAGCGCTGCAACAAGCGCTTCACCACCTATGAGCGCATCGACGAGATTCCCTACATGGTCGTAAAGAAAGACGGCCGCCGCGAGAAGTTTGACCGGCAGAAGGTCCTTTCCGGCATTCTGCGCGCCTGCGAAAAGCGTCCGGTCTCGGCGGCAAAGCTGGAGCGCGTGGTCGACGAGACCGAAGCCTATGTTGTCGACTCACCGGAGCGCGAGCGCAGCACCTCCGAGGTCGGAGAACTCATCATGTCCCGCCTCAAAGAGCTGGATACGGTGGCCTATATCCGCTTCGCCAGCGTCTATCGTGATTTCAAGGATGTGCGGGAGTTCAAGGAAGAGCTCGAAGAGCTACTCCATCGCGAGAAGCGATCAATCTAA
- a CDS encoding ZIP family metal transporter, with protein MSAFALSLALGTVAGLADFLGGLLLVRRSPTTRSLRYFVALGSGFMLAAAVLEMLPESLKLAPTWAPLLVLVGYCGVHLIEHTITPHFHFGEETHHDEFIARYKSYSVLLGLGVHTLFDGVAIASGFLISNWLGYIVFLAVFLHKLPEGFTVASVMLASGQSRKTALNAALSLGLATLAGVFLINIFPSWVHIGLPVSAGVTIYVAATDLVPEVNREPGIRMALVFFAGVAIFFLLRLIAG; from the coding sequence ATGTCTGCCTTTGCCTTAAGCCTTGCTCTCGGTACTGTCGCCGGTCTCGCCGACTTCCTCGGTGGCCTGTTGCTCGTGCGCCGTTCGCCTACGACGCGCTCGCTGCGTTATTTCGTCGCCCTTGGTTCGGGCTTCATGCTGGCGGCCGCCGTTCTGGAGATGCTTCCTGAAAGCCTGAAACTCGCCCCGACCTGGGCTCCCCTGCTGGTGCTTGTGGGCTACTGCGGCGTTCACCTGATTGAGCACACCATCACGCCGCACTTTCACTTCGGTGAAGAAACCCATCACGACGAGTTCATCGCCCGCTACAAGTCGTACTCCGTGCTGCTGGGACTGGGAGTCCACACGCTCTTCGACGGCGTAGCGATCGCCTCAGGCTTCCTGATCTCCAACTGGCTGGGCTACATCGTCTTTCTGGCGGTCTTCCTGCACAAGCTGCCTGAGGGGTTCACCGTGGCTTCGGTCATGCTGGCTAGCGGGCAGTCCCGTAAGACCGCGTTGAATGCGGCCCTTTCGCTGGGTCTGGCGACCCTGGCGGGAGTCTTTCTTATCAATATCTTCCCCTCATGGGTCCACATTGGTCTGCCGGTCTCTGCCGGGGTCACCATCTATGTGGCCGCTACGGACCTTGTCCCGGAGGTAAACCGTGAGCCCGGCATTCGCATGGCGCTAGTCTTCTTTGCCGGCGTCGCGATCTTCTTTTTACTTCGTCTCATTGCTGGTTAA
- the phoU gene encoding phosphate signaling complex protein PhoU — protein sequence MRIRFHQSLDELKEKLLVMAGMAEQAIQRSIEAYRTRDLEICELVFKSEPAINRLEREIDQAALDLLAMEQPMAIDLRFILSVIRINADLERVGDQAVNIAVRVREMGAYSNVDLPVDIPRAASLASAMVRKALQAFIEGDAELARSVLAMDDEVDAMNDAAFTALSALIKRQPELTPQALNALIISRNLERVGDHATNVAEDVIFWVRGADVRHKGSVAS from the coding sequence ATGCGTATCCGGTTTCATCAGAGTCTGGATGAGTTGAAAGAAAAGCTGCTGGTCATGGCGGGCATGGCCGAGCAGGCGATTCAGCGTTCCATTGAGGCATATCGCACGCGTGATTTAGAGATCTGCGAACTGGTCTTCAAATCGGAGCCGGCCATCAATCGGCTGGAGCGTGAGATCGACCAGGCAGCGCTCGATCTGCTGGCGATGGAACAGCCCATGGCTATTGATCTGCGGTTCATTCTTTCCGTCATTCGCATCAATGCTGACCTTGAGCGCGTCGGTGACCAGGCTGTGAACATCGCCGTCCGCGTGCGAGAGATGGGGGCTTACTCGAATGTCGACCTCCCGGTAGACATTCCACGTGCCGCGTCCCTCGCTTCGGCTATGGTCCGCAAGGCTCTGCAGGCGTTCATCGAGGGCGATGCCGAGTTGGCACGTTCGGTGCTCGCGATGGACGATGAGGTGGATGCGATGAACGACGCTGCCTTTACCGCATTGAGCGCGCTTATCAAGCGTCAGCCGGAACTAACGCCACAGGCCCTGAATGCCTTGATCATCTCGCGCAATCTGGAGCGCGTCGGAGACCACGCAACCAACGTCGCCGAGGACGTAATTTTCTGGGTGCGGGGCGCCGACGTGCGGCATAAAGGCTCGGTAGCAAGTTAG
- a CDS encoding metallophosphoesterase — MENLHLDRRRFLRQSFAFSATALWASRHGLAKVMPKDPAAAELLMLGDWGYLNPAAQQVVAKGMADYTLREKLKPQALLMLGDNWYEALEGGVDSERWKSGFEEMYPKNVFDCTAYAVLGNHDYQCFPDSKVEAELEYSRRGHSRWTMPAKWYTFEFPKKNPLVTFIALDSNMPHPIAPRKDGKPTIDFTLTEEERIAQLAWLEAELQKPRKTPFTVVIAHHPVFSDGPHGDHKILIRDWDPLFRKYGVHAYLAGHDHDLQHLEFEGHPTTYFLSGGGGADLYDLKVDPTVRGPYAHKVYGFSRLSVTPKKLTLQHLDGDGRLLHAIDKTPEGKLTVLS; from the coding sequence ATGGAAAACCTGCATCTCGATCGTCGCCGCTTCCTGCGGCAGAGTTTTGCTTTCAGCGCGACGGCGCTGTGGGCTTCGCGCCATGGCCTGGCCAAGGTGATGCCGAAGGATCCGGCCGCAGCCGAGCTGCTGATGCTGGGCGACTGGGGATATCTGAATCCCGCTGCGCAGCAGGTCGTCGCCAAGGGAATGGCCGATTACACGCTCCGCGAAAAGCTGAAGCCCCAGGCCCTGCTGATGCTGGGAGACAACTGGTACGAAGCACTTGAGGGCGGAGTGGATTCCGAGCGCTGGAAGAGCGGCTTTGAAGAGATGTATCCGAAGAACGTCTTCGATTGCACCGCATATGCTGTGCTGGGCAACCATGACTACCAGTGCTTTCCGGACAGCAAGGTCGAAGCAGAGCTGGAGTACTCGCGTCGCGGCCACAGCCGCTGGACCATGCCGGCGAAGTGGTACACCTTCGAGTTCCCGAAGAAGAATCCGCTGGTCACCTTCATCGCGCTCGACAGCAACATGCCGCATCCGATTGCTCCGCGGAAGGATGGCAAGCCGACGATCGACTTCACTTTGACCGAAGAGGAACGCATCGCCCAGCTCGCATGGCTTGAGGCGGAGCTGCAGAAGCCTCGCAAGACCCCTTTTACGGTGGTGATCGCGCACCATCCCGTCTTCTCCGATGGGCCTCACGGCGATCACAAGATACTGATTCGGGATTGGGATCCGCTCTTCCGCAAGTACGGTGTGCACGCGTACCTGGCTGGGCATGATCACGATCTGCAGCATCTGGAGTTCGAAGGGCATCCGACGACCTACTTTCTCTCGGGAGGCGGCGGAGCGGACCTGTATGACCTCAAGGTCGATCCCACGGTACGTGGGCCATATGCACACAAGGTCTATGGTTTCAGCCGCCTCTCGGTCACCCCAAAGAAGCTGACGCTGCAGCACCTGGACGGTGACGGCCGTCTGCTGCACGCCATTGACAAGACTCCGGAAGGAAAGCTCACGGTTCTGAGCTAA